The following coding sequences are from one Arthrobacter crystallopoietes window:
- a CDS encoding carbon starvation CstA family protein encodes MSQTPTAGSAPDPDPDRDSAVLVQDPNLPPVALDPEIAAAEERRWPPLKIAIWVVIALLGGVAWTMLAFVRGETVNAIWFVFAAVCTYLIFYRFYSKFIENKITRPNDKRATPAEYKADGKDYVVTDRRVLYGHHFAAIAGAGPLVGPILAAQMGYLPGTIWIIIGVILAGAVQDYLVLFFSMRRGGRSLGQMAREELGLIGGTAALIATLAIMIIIVAILALVVVNALGESPWGVFSVSMTIPIAIFMGIYLRFIRPGKVSEISIIGFVLLIAAIIGGGMIAETDWGVAVFTLDRITIAWGIIIYGFIAAVLPVWLLLAPRDYLSTFMKIGTIVMLAVAIVLVRPEINIPAISEFAGRTDGPVVPGSLWPFLFVTIACGALSGFHALISSGTTPKMVHKEKQTRFIGYGGMLMESFVAIMALVAAISIDRGIYFAMNSSAAATGGTVEGAVAFVNSLGLAGVNLTPDMLTQLAANVGEESVVSRTGGAPTLAVGLAQIMQSLIGGVGLMAFWYHFAIMFEALFILTAVDAGTRVARFMLQDTIGNFAPKFKDMSWRPGVWICTAIMVAGWGYILILGVTDPLGGINTFFPLFGIANQLLAAIALAVCMAIAAKKGVFKYLWIIALPLAFAAVITIWASILKIFSPDVRVGYWANHFAHQEALANGETSLGNAGSVEAMEAVVRNTWVQGTLSIVFVVLTIIVIATAIIATIKSWQRGGEKSHEDLAVVSATYAPSGFIATPPERELQKRWDELPQDKRLARSKH; translated from the coding sequence ATGAGCCAGACCCCAACAGCAGGATCCGCGCCGGATCCGGACCCGGACCGTGATTCAGCCGTCCTGGTCCAGGATCCCAACCTTCCGCCGGTAGCCCTTGACCCGGAGATCGCCGCTGCCGAGGAGCGCCGGTGGCCGCCGCTGAAGATCGCCATTTGGGTAGTCATCGCGCTGCTGGGCGGCGTGGCCTGGACGATGCTCGCGTTTGTACGGGGCGAAACCGTCAACGCCATCTGGTTCGTCTTCGCCGCGGTGTGCACCTACCTGATCTTCTACCGCTTCTATTCGAAGTTCATCGAGAACAAGATCACCAGACCCAACGACAAGCGGGCCACGCCGGCGGAGTACAAGGCGGACGGCAAGGACTATGTAGTCACGGATCGCCGGGTGCTGTACGGGCACCACTTTGCGGCGATCGCCGGAGCCGGACCTCTGGTGGGTCCCATCCTCGCAGCCCAGATGGGCTACCTTCCAGGCACCATCTGGATCATCATCGGCGTGATCCTGGCCGGAGCGGTGCAGGACTACCTGGTGCTGTTCTTCTCGATGCGCCGCGGTGGACGCTCGCTGGGCCAGATGGCCCGCGAGGAACTTGGCCTGATCGGCGGCACCGCCGCACTGATCGCAACGCTGGCCATCATGATCATCATCGTCGCCATCCTGGCCCTCGTGGTGGTCAACGCGCTGGGCGAATCCCCGTGGGGCGTCTTCTCGGTTTCCATGACCATCCCGATCGCGATTTTCATGGGCATCTACCTGCGCTTCATCCGCCCGGGCAAAGTCAGCGAGATTTCAATTATCGGCTTCGTGCTGTTGATTGCCGCGATCATCGGCGGCGGCATGATTGCCGAAACCGACTGGGGCGTAGCCGTCTTCACGCTGGACCGCATCACCATCGCCTGGGGCATCATCATCTACGGCTTCATCGCCGCGGTACTCCCGGTGTGGCTGCTGCTGGCCCCGCGCGACTACCTCTCCACCTTCATGAAGATCGGCACCATTGTCATGCTGGCCGTGGCCATCGTGCTGGTGCGTCCGGAGATCAACATCCCGGCCATCAGCGAGTTCGCCGGCCGGACCGACGGGCCCGTAGTACCCGGCTCCCTGTGGCCGTTCCTGTTCGTGACCATTGCCTGTGGCGCCTTGTCCGGCTTCCACGCGCTGATTTCTTCGGGCACCACGCCGAAGATGGTCCACAAGGAGAAGCAGACGCGCTTCATCGGTTACGGCGGCATGCTGATGGAGTCCTTCGTGGCCATCATGGCCCTGGTCGCGGCGATCTCCATTGACCGCGGGATCTATTTCGCGATGAACTCCTCGGCCGCCGCGACCGGCGGCACCGTGGAGGGTGCGGTGGCCTTCGTCAACAGCCTGGGCCTGGCCGGCGTGAACCTGACCCCGGACATGCTGACCCAACTGGCCGCCAACGTCGGCGAGGAGTCGGTGGTCTCGCGAACGGGCGGCGCCCCAACCCTCGCCGTCGGCCTCGCCCAGATCATGCAGAGCCTGATCGGCGGCGTAGGCCTGATGGCCTTCTGGTACCACTTCGCGATCATGTTCGAAGCGCTGTTCATCCTCACCGCCGTGGACGCCGGAACCCGCGTGGCCCGCTTCATGCTGCAGGATACCATCGGCAACTTCGCTCCCAAGTTCAAGGACATGTCCTGGCGCCCGGGGGTCTGGATCTGTACGGCGATCATGGTGGCCGGCTGGGGGTACATCCTGATACTCGGGGTGACGGATCCGTTGGGCGGTATCAACACGTTCTTCCCGCTCTTCGGCATCGCCAACCAGCTGCTCGCGGCGATCGCGCTCGCGGTCTGCATGGCCATCGCGGCCAAGAAGGGCGTGTTCAAGTACCTGTGGATCATCGCCCTCCCACTGGCCTTCGCCGCAGTAATCACCATCTGGGCGTCGATCCTGAAGATCTTCTCGCCGGACGTACGCGTGGGCTACTGGGCCAACCACTTCGCCCACCAGGAAGCGCTGGCCAACGGCGAGACCAGCCTGGGCAATGCAGGGTCGGTCGAGGCGATGGAGGCGGTGGTTCGGAACACCTGGGTCCAGGGCACGCTGTCCATCGTGTTCGTGGTGCTGACCATCATCGTCATCGCCACGGCCATCATCGCCACCATCAAGTCCTGGCAGCGGGGCGGCGAAAAGTCCCACGAGGACCTCGCCGTCGTCTCGGCCACGTACGCACCGTCCGGCTTTATCGCCACACCGCCGGAGCGCGAACTGCAGAAGCGCTGGGACGAACTGCCCCAGGACAAGCGGCTGGCGCGGTCGAAGCACTGA
- a CDS encoding phosphoglyceromutase: MTASSNFKLILLRHGQSDWNEKNLFTGWVDVPLTEQGRAEAKRGGELLVEAGILPDVLYTSRLKRAIVTANIALEAADRDWIDVKRDWRLNERHYGALQGKDKAQIREEFGDEQFMLWRRSYDTPPPKLDDSSEWSQVGDPRYADLNGNIPRTECLKDVLERFIPYWESDISKDVKAGKTVLVAAHGNSLRALVKHLDGISDDNIAGLNIPTGIPLVYELDEDLKPVKAGGTYLDADAAAAAIEAVANQGKK; encoded by the coding sequence ATGACTGCCTCTTCGAACTTCAAGCTGATTCTGCTGCGGCACGGCCAAAGCGACTGGAACGAGAAAAACCTCTTCACCGGCTGGGTGGACGTTCCGCTGACCGAACAGGGCCGGGCCGAGGCCAAGCGCGGCGGCGAACTGCTGGTCGAGGCGGGCATCCTGCCCGATGTCCTGTACACCTCGCGACTGAAGCGTGCCATCGTCACCGCGAACATTGCGCTGGAGGCGGCGGACCGGGACTGGATCGACGTCAAGCGGGACTGGCGCCTGAACGAGCGCCACTACGGCGCGCTGCAGGGCAAGGACAAGGCGCAGATCCGCGAAGAGTTCGGCGACGAGCAGTTCATGCTGTGGCGCCGCTCGTACGACACACCGCCGCCCAAGCTGGATGACTCCAGCGAATGGTCGCAGGTGGGGGACCCTCGCTACGCGGACCTCAACGGCAACATCCCGCGCACCGAGTGCCTCAAGGACGTGCTGGAGCGGTTCATCCCGTACTGGGAGTCGGACATTTCCAAGGACGTGAAAGCCGGCAAGACTGTGCTGGTGGCCGCGCACGGTAACTCCCTGCGCGCCCTGGTCAAGCACCTGGACGGCATTAGCGACGACAACATTGCCGGCCTGAACATCCCCACCGGCATCCCGCTGGTGTACGAACTGGACGAAGACCTCAAGCCCGTCAAGGCCGGCGGCACCTACCTCGACGCCGATGCTGCCGCGGCCGCCATCGAAGCCGTGGCCAACCAAGGCAAGAAGTAG
- a CDS encoding bacterial proteasome activator family protein, whose amino-acid sequence MSDEQIPQTEEPAIEGALTPDQQRAEEAEARNEAGSNGKKGSQLHDLVDEPAKVMRIGTMIRQLLEEVRSAPLDDAARNRLAEIHERSVKELEDGLAPELIDELHRINLPFTDDSTPSDAELRIAQAQLVGWLEGLFHGIQTAIAAQQAATQQMAARMQMRQLPPGTVIAPGVVIGNDGEPRRADGAESENPSGPGTHTPGQYL is encoded by the coding sequence ATGAGCGACGAGCAGATACCTCAGACGGAAGAACCGGCCATCGAAGGAGCTCTCACCCCTGACCAGCAGCGCGCGGAGGAAGCCGAGGCCCGGAACGAAGCGGGCAGCAACGGGAAGAAGGGTTCGCAGCTCCATGACCTGGTGGATGAACCCGCCAAAGTCATGCGGATCGGGACCATGATCCGCCAACTGCTGGAAGAGGTCCGCAGCGCCCCGCTGGACGATGCCGCGCGCAACCGGCTGGCAGAAATCCACGAACGATCCGTAAAGGAACTCGAGGACGGGCTGGCGCCGGAGCTCATCGACGAACTGCACCGCATCAATCTGCCCTTCACCGACGACTCCACGCCGTCGGACGCCGAACTGCGGATCGCCCAGGCACAGCTGGTCGGCTGGCTCGAAGGGCTGTTCCACGGTATCCAGACCGCCATCGCCGCGCAGCAGGCCGCCACCCAGCAGATGGCCGCACGGATGCAGATGCGCCAGCTCCCGCCCGGCACGGTCATTGCCCCCGGCGTCGTCATCGGCAACGACGGCGAACCCCGCCGCGCTGACGGTGCGGAATCGGAAAACCCGTCCGGCCCCGGCACCCACACCCCGGGCCAGTACCTCTGA
- a CDS encoding class I SAM-dependent methyltransferase, producing the protein MDRWLSGPSAASVKKAADPLVIDLGYGAAPITAVELHHRLAKVRPDVEVIGIEIEPERVRRAKALERPGLSFRQGGFEIPVAGRRPAVVRAFNVLRQYDETEYAAHWDMVRARLAPGGLFIDGTCDEIGRRATWVAIAPEGPVSLSISLRFGAFVRPSDVAERLPKALIHHNFPGEKIHRYLQALDKAWAEAAVLASFGNRQRWLAMCHSMVAAGWPVLDGPSRWRLGEVTVAWAAVEPGYQGL; encoded by the coding sequence ATGGACCGCTGGCTCTCCGGCCCGAGCGCGGCCAGCGTCAAAAAGGCAGCGGACCCGCTGGTCATCGATCTGGGCTACGGCGCCGCGCCGATCACCGCCGTCGAACTCCACCACCGGCTGGCCAAGGTGCGCCCCGATGTCGAAGTGATCGGGATCGAGATCGAACCCGAGCGGGTCCGCCGCGCCAAAGCACTGGAGCGTCCGGGGCTGAGTTTCCGGCAGGGCGGCTTTGAGATCCCGGTGGCGGGACGCCGTCCGGCCGTGGTGCGCGCCTTCAATGTGCTGCGCCAATATGACGAGACGGAGTACGCCGCGCACTGGGACATGGTCCGGGCGCGGCTGGCGCCGGGCGGGCTGTTCATCGACGGCACCTGCGACGAGATCGGCCGGCGCGCCACTTGGGTGGCTATTGCGCCCGAGGGGCCGGTGTCGCTAAGCATCTCGCTGCGGTTCGGCGCCTTCGTCCGGCCCTCCGATGTGGCCGAGCGGCTGCCGAAGGCACTGATCCACCACAATTTCCCGGGCGAGAAGATCCACCGCTATCTGCAGGCGCTGGATAAGGCCTGGGCGGAGGCCGCCGTGCTGGCATCCTTCGGCAACCGGCAGCGGTGGCTGGCGATGTGCCACAGCATGGTCGCAGCCGGCTGGCCCGTGCTGGACGGGCCGTCGCGGTGGCGCCTGGGTGAAGTGACGGTGGCCTGGGCGGCAGTGGAGCCGGGTTACCAGGGTTTGTAG
- a CDS encoding YbdD/YjiX family protein, translating to MSTNKAFNQAAGKAHAGWKGFVWYFKSLMGENAYQAYLDHHARTHTGTPPMTEREFWRDKTDRQDRNPEGRCC from the coding sequence ATGTCCACGAACAAGGCATTCAACCAGGCCGCCGGCAAGGCACACGCCGGCTGGAAGGGCTTCGTCTGGTATTTCAAGTCCCTGATGGGCGAGAACGCCTACCAGGCGTACCTTGACCACCACGCGCGGACCCACACCGGCACGCCGCCCATGACCGAGCGCGAGTTCTGGCGGGACAAGACGGACCGCCAGGACCGCAATCCCGAAGGCCGCTGCTGCTAG
- a CDS encoding DNA polymerase III subunit delta' yields MSVWSDLPGQTAVMEQLSRAAAAERPNHAWLFTGPPGSGRSNAARSFAAALLCEQPDPAARGCGECHACHTVLGGTNADVSAMVTENVSFTIREVRDWVTKAQDKPSSGRWRVIIIEDADRMAERTTNVLLKAIEEPPPRTIWLLCAPSPADVLVTIRSRCRPVGLRIPPVGDVAELLVRRDGATPELAEFAARVSQSHIGVARRLAANEDARSRRDTIVRLPLRLRGVSDAVMAAGELVEISNADAAAASEQRNAAEREALLHTLGAPEKGTLPPAMRSQLKQLEDEQKRRAKRSVSDSLDRVMIDLTTFYRDVLALQLGASSDLVNEYLRPELTSYAEQSTPEKTLQRLDAIAQTRKRLSTNVAPVLAMEAMAVSLL; encoded by the coding sequence ATGAGCGTCTGGTCCGACCTGCCCGGCCAGACCGCCGTGATGGAGCAGCTCAGCCGCGCCGCAGCCGCCGAGCGGCCCAACCACGCCTGGCTGTTTACCGGCCCGCCCGGCTCCGGCCGGTCCAATGCTGCACGGTCTTTCGCCGCCGCCCTGCTGTGCGAACAGCCCGATCCCGCCGCCCGCGGCTGCGGCGAATGCCATGCCTGCCACACCGTTTTGGGCGGCACCAATGCGGATGTGTCTGCCATGGTGACGGAGAACGTGTCCTTCACCATCCGGGAGGTCCGTGACTGGGTCACCAAGGCGCAGGACAAACCGTCCTCGGGCCGCTGGCGCGTGATCATCATCGAGGACGCCGACCGCATGGCGGAGCGGACCACCAATGTGCTCCTCAAGGCCATCGAGGAACCACCGCCGCGGACCATCTGGCTGCTTTGCGCGCCGAGCCCGGCGGACGTACTGGTCACCATCCGCTCGCGCTGCCGTCCCGTTGGCCTGCGCATTCCCCCAGTGGGCGATGTGGCCGAGCTGCTGGTCCGCCGCGACGGGGCCACGCCGGAGCTCGCGGAGTTCGCCGCCCGGGTTTCGCAGAGCCACATCGGCGTGGCCCGCAGGCTCGCCGCCAATGAGGACGCGCGCAGCCGCCGGGACACGATTGTCCGGCTGCCATTGCGCCTGCGCGGGGTATCCGATGCGGTGATGGCCGCCGGCGAGCTGGTGGAAATCTCCAATGCCGACGCCGCAGCTGCCTCCGAGCAGCGCAACGCCGCCGAGCGCGAGGCCCTGCTGCACACCCTCGGCGCGCCGGAGAAAGGCACGCTGCCGCCAGCCATGCGCAGCCAGCTGAAGCAACTGGAGGACGAGCAGAAACGCCGGGCCAAGCGCAGCGTGAGCGACTCCCTGGACCGCGTCATGATCGACCTGACCACGTTCTATCGGGACGTGCTGGCCCTCCAGCTGGGTGCTTCGTCGGACCTGGTCAACGAGTACCTGCGGCCGGAGCTGACGTCCTACGCGGAACAATCGACCCCCGAGAAAACGTTGCAGAGGTTGGACGCCATCGCGCAGACGCGCAAACGGCTCAGCACCAACGTGGCCCCGGTACTGGCCATGGAAGCCATGGCAGTCAGCCTGCTTTAG
- a CDS encoding dihydrofolate reductase family protein codes for MGKVVMYSSVSVDGFIADENDQPGPLFDWLTSGDVPLDESGVLKVSQTSYDYTRPYWDQIGVTIAGRHVFDLTDGWDGKPPSGIDHVVVVTHRPQPEGWDPEAPFHFVGGVEAAMAMAQELAGDRIVEVAAGDVGGQMLAAGLVDEVRMDVAPVVFGSGKRYFGSVHAQHLLEDPDVVIQGNRVLHLRYRVRR; via the coding sequence GTGGGCAAGGTTGTCATGTACAGCTCGGTGTCGGTGGACGGCTTTATCGCGGACGAGAACGACCAGCCCGGACCGCTGTTCGACTGGTTGACCAGCGGTGACGTCCCGTTGGACGAGAGCGGCGTGCTGAAGGTGTCGCAGACGTCCTACGACTACACCCGGCCGTACTGGGACCAGATCGGGGTGACAATCGCGGGCCGCCACGTCTTCGACCTGACCGACGGCTGGGACGGGAAGCCTCCGAGCGGGATCGACCACGTGGTCGTCGTGACGCACCGGCCGCAGCCCGAGGGCTGGGACCCCGAGGCGCCGTTTCACTTCGTCGGCGGCGTCGAGGCAGCCATGGCCATGGCGCAGGAGCTTGCGGGTGACCGCATTGTCGAGGTCGCCGCCGGCGACGTCGGTGGCCAGATGCTTGCCGCGGGCCTGGTCGACGAGGTGCGCATGGACGTCGCACCCGTCGTGTTCGGGTCCGGCAAGCGCTACTTCGGGTCGGTCCACGCACAGCACCTGTTGGAGGATCCCGACGTGGTGATTCAGGGCAACCGGGTGCTTCACCTGCGCTATCGGGTGCGCCGTTGA
- a CDS encoding trans-sulfuration enzyme family protein — protein sequence MSQSASQHPDHLAPDTVVVSAGRPERTHDSPVNPPVVLSSTFFGLGEVVQGDRAYGRYSNPTWDPFEETLGELEGAELPALVFASGLAAVAAALSLVPAGGVVVMPQHSYQGSLALAEDLAGRGAVKIRTVDIADTEAVKAQLEGADMVWLESPTNPMLEIAELGVLAQAAHDAGALVVADNTFSTPLGQRPLEVGVDVVVHSVTKYLAGHSDVVLGAVVTSNPDLQAKLLTHRSLHGAIAGPFATWLALRGVRTLALRVDRSQATAAELAAKLQQHPRVEAVRYPGLPGDPGHERAKAQMNGFGSIIAIQIRGGSAAAEAVTEALQLWLPATSLGGVESLIERRRRHVNEPKSVPENLLRLSVGIENAADLWADLEQALEKVQD from the coding sequence ATGAGCCAGAGCGCATCCCAGCATCCAGACCATCTTGCCCCGGACACCGTTGTGGTTTCCGCCGGCCGCCCGGAGCGGACCCATGATTCCCCGGTGAACCCGCCGGTGGTGCTGTCCTCGACGTTCTTCGGCCTCGGCGAAGTGGTCCAGGGCGACCGCGCCTACGGGCGTTACTCCAACCCCACCTGGGACCCGTTCGAGGAAACCCTGGGCGAGCTCGAGGGCGCCGAACTGCCGGCCCTGGTCTTCGCCTCGGGGCTGGCCGCCGTGGCCGCGGCGCTGTCCTTGGTTCCCGCCGGCGGCGTGGTGGTCATGCCGCAGCACAGCTACCAGGGCAGCCTGGCTTTGGCCGAAGACCTGGCCGGGCGCGGTGCAGTGAAGATCCGCACCGTGGACATTGCGGATACCGAGGCGGTCAAGGCCCAGCTGGAGGGTGCGGACATGGTGTGGTTGGAAAGCCCCACCAACCCCATGCTCGAGATAGCCGAGCTCGGCGTCCTGGCCCAGGCAGCGCACGACGCCGGTGCTTTGGTGGTTGCCGACAATACCTTTTCCACCCCGCTGGGACAGCGCCCGCTGGAGGTCGGGGTCGACGTCGTCGTCCATTCGGTGACGAAATATCTTGCCGGGCATTCCGACGTCGTTCTGGGCGCCGTGGTCACGTCCAACCCGGACCTGCAGGCGAAGCTGCTCACGCACCGTTCGCTGCACGGGGCCATCGCCGGGCCGTTCGCAACCTGGCTTGCGCTGCGCGGGGTGCGCACCCTGGCACTGCGGGTTGACCGTTCGCAGGCCACGGCGGCGGAGCTCGCCGCGAAACTGCAGCAGCACCCGCGGGTGGAAGCCGTGCGCTACCCGGGCCTGCCGGGCGACCCGGGGCACGAGCGTGCCAAGGCGCAGATGAACGGCTTCGGCTCCATCATCGCCATCCAGATCCGCGGCGGTTCGGCTGCCGCTGAAGCCGTTACCGAGGCACTGCAGCTGTGGCTGCCCGCAACCTCGCTGGGCGGGGTGGAGTCGCTGATCGAGCGCCGCCGCCGGCACGTCAACGAACCGAAGAGCGTACCCGAAAACCTGCTGCGGCTGTCCGTCGGAATCGAGAACGCGGCCGATCTGTGGGCCGATCTGGAGCAGGCGCTGGAAAAAGTGCAGGACTGA
- a CDS encoding DUF2516 family protein encodes MLLVYAFQHWLYFGLGILALGIELWALVDCLGRKGEHFQAAFKRTKGFWTGMTAGSVAVGALSLLSTGLGTLMLFQLAAVAAASVYLADVKPALNELKGSGGSAYGPYGPW; translated from the coding sequence GTGCTACTTGTCTACGCGTTCCAGCATTGGCTGTATTTCGGCCTGGGGATTCTTGCCCTGGGCATTGAGTTGTGGGCGCTGGTCGACTGCCTCGGCCGGAAGGGCGAGCACTTCCAGGCCGCCTTCAAGCGCACCAAGGGGTTCTGGACCGGCATGACCGCCGGTTCCGTTGCCGTGGGCGCCCTGTCGCTGCTGAGCACGGGCTTGGGCACGTTGATGCTGTTCCAGCTGGCCGCCGTCGCTGCCGCCTCCGTGTACCTGGCGGATGTGAAGCCGGCGCTGAACGAGCTGAAGGGATCCGGCGGCAGCGCCTACGGTCCCTACGGGCCCTGGTAA
- the tmk gene encoding dTMP kinase — MTSPAIPSPAGARAGLFIAFEGGDGAGKSTQAAAVQARLEAAGHAVLRTREPGGTPIGEKLRSLVLDHGHGEIDARTEALIFAASRAAHVQQVIQPALERGEIVLCDRFIDSSVAYQGAGRELGIAAVRDINLWATASLLPDVTVLLDVAPDDGRDRRLAGEAAEDRLESEPDDFHGRIRAAFLELAAARPDEYLVLDARAEREDLTAAILERIDGLLA, encoded by the coding sequence GTGACTTCCCCCGCTATCCCCTCCCCCGCTGGCGCCCGCGCGGGGCTGTTCATCGCGTTCGAGGGCGGCGACGGGGCAGGCAAGTCCACCCAGGCAGCCGCCGTCCAGGCCCGGCTGGAAGCCGCCGGACACGCGGTGCTGCGGACCCGGGAGCCGGGCGGCACGCCCATCGGCGAAAAGCTGCGCTCCCTGGTGCTGGACCACGGCCACGGCGAGATCGACGCCCGCACCGAAGCTTTGATTTTTGCCGCCTCACGGGCGGCCCACGTGCAGCAGGTGATCCAGCCGGCGCTGGAGCGCGGCGAGATTGTGCTGTGTGACCGTTTCATCGACTCGTCGGTGGCTTATCAAGGTGCCGGGCGGGAACTGGGCATTGCCGCGGTGCGGGACATCAACCTGTGGGCCACGGCTTCGCTGCTGCCCGATGTCACAGTGCTCCTTGATGTTGCTCCGGACGACGGCCGCGACCGGCGGCTGGCCGGTGAAGCCGCGGAAGACCGGCTCGAATCCGAACCGGACGACTTCCACGGGCGGATCCGGGCCGCCTTCCTGGAGCTGGCCGCGGCCCGCCCCGACGAGTACCTGGTGCTGGACGCGCGCGCCGAACGCGAGGATCTGACGGCCGCCATCCTCGAGCGCATCGACGGGTTGCTGGCATGA
- a CDS encoding alpha/beta hydrolase — MRTLPRRSGPSAKTAAAAVVLFLLAGCGLLPGTTDAPPSSSPEVIGGVDEQLMPYYGQSVSWESCEGRFECADIEVPVDYADPDGESIKIAAIRSTTDGDSLGSILLNPGGPGGSGYDTVRGSLEQMTTEELRGSYDIVGFDPRGVKRSAPVTCLTDAERDAAREVQYDLDSDAGIAEAMEDSAELAEKCAAKTGEVLGHVDTASAAKDMDIIRAVVGDAKLNYLGFSYGTFLGATYADLFPERVGRMVLDGALDPSLTNEQVTLGQAKAFEGAIRSYAESCLASADCPLSGTVDQAVGQIQDLIRSVEANPLTAQDGRLVTVGTFVSGFIVPLYNDVNWPLLTRALDGAFDGDPTDMLYLADLGAERQADGDYTSNSTAAFTAINCLDYPMESDLAGMKENAAALEEASPTLGRYLAYGGTTCESWPAEPVRTPAPVDAAGADPILVIGTTGDPATPYEWAVSMTEQLESASLLTYEAQGHTAYGRGDSCVQNAVDSYFIEGTMPDEGTVC; from the coding sequence ATGCGCACCTTACCGCGACGATCCGGCCCCAGCGCCAAAACCGCAGCGGCCGCCGTCGTGCTCTTCCTGCTGGCCGGGTGCGGGCTGCTGCCGGGCACAACCGATGCCCCGCCGTCGTCGTCGCCCGAAGTCATCGGCGGCGTGGACGAGCAGCTGATGCCCTACTACGGCCAGTCGGTCAGCTGGGAAAGCTGCGAAGGCCGGTTCGAGTGCGCGGACATCGAAGTCCCGGTCGATTATGCCGATCCGGACGGCGAGAGCATCAAGATCGCCGCGATCCGCAGCACCACCGACGGCGATTCCTTGGGCTCCATCCTGCTGAACCCCGGCGGTCCGGGCGGTTCGGGCTATGACACCGTGCGCGGCTCGCTGGAGCAGATGACTACCGAGGAACTGCGCGGCAGCTACGACATCGTGGGCTTTGACCCCCGCGGCGTGAAGCGTTCGGCCCCGGTGACCTGCCTGACCGACGCGGAGCGGGATGCCGCGCGCGAGGTGCAGTATGACCTGGACAGCGACGCCGGCATCGCCGAAGCCATGGAGGACTCGGCCGAGCTGGCCGAGAAATGCGCGGCGAAGACCGGCGAAGTCCTGGGCCATGTGGACACCGCCAGCGCCGCCAAGGACATGGACATCATCCGCGCCGTGGTCGGCGACGCCAAGCTGAATTACCTGGGCTTCTCCTACGGCACCTTCCTCGGCGCGACCTATGCGGACCTCTTTCCGGAGCGGGTGGGCCGGATGGTGCTCGACGGGGCACTGGATCCGTCGCTGACCAACGAGCAGGTCACGCTCGGCCAGGCCAAGGCGTTCGAAGGCGCGATCCGCAGCTACGCCGAAAGCTGCCTGGCATCCGCGGACTGCCCCCTGTCCGGAACCGTGGACCAGGCCGTCGGCCAGATCCAGGACCTGATCCGGTCCGTCGAGGCCAACCCGCTGACCGCCCAGGACGGCCGCCTGGTCACCGTGGGCACCTTCGTCTCGGGATTCATCGTGCCGCTGTACAACGATGTGAACTGGCCGCTGCTGACCCGCGCCTTGGACGGTGCTTTCGACGGCGATCCGACGGACATGCTCTACCTCGCGGATCTGGGCGCCGAACGTCAGGCGGACGGCGACTACACCTCCAACAGCACGGCTGCTTTTACCGCCATCAACTGCCTGGACTATCCGATGGAATCCGATCTGGCGGGCATGAAGGAAAATGCGGCGGCGCTGGAGGAAGCCTCGCCAACGCTGGGCCGGTACCTCGCCTACGGTGGCACCACCTGCGAGAGCTGGCCGGCGGAGCCGGTGCGCACCCCCGCACCGGTTGACGCTGCCGGAGCCGATCCGATCCTCGTCATCGGCACCACCGGCGACCCGGCCACCCCGTACGAATGGGCCGTGTCCATGACGGAACAGCTGGAATCCGCCTCGCTGCTGACCTACGAGGCGCAAGGCCATACCGCCTACGGCCGCGGCGACAGCTGCGTACAGAACGCCGTGGACAGCTACTTCATCGAGGGCACGATGCCGGATGAGGGCACTGTTTGCTAA